A genome region from Pelodiscus sinensis isolate JC-2024 chromosome 27, ASM4963464v1, whole genome shotgun sequence includes the following:
- the RBBP5 gene encoding retinoblastoma-binding protein 5 isoform X1 gives MNLELLESFGQNYPEEADGTLDCISMALTCTFNRWGTLLAVGCNDGRIVIWDFLTRGIAKIISAHIHPVCSLCWSRDGHKLVSASTDNIVSQWDVLSGDCDQRFRFPSPILKVQYHPRDQNRVLVCPMKSAPVMLTLSDSKHVVLPVDDDSDLNVVASFDRRGEYIYTGNAKGKILVLKTDTQDLVASFRVTTGTSNTTAIKSIEFARKGSCFLINTADRIIRVYDGREILTCGRDGEPEPMQKLQDLVNRTPWKKCCFSGDGEYIVAGSARQHALYIWEKSIGNLVKILHGTRGELLLDVAWHPVRPIIASISSGVVSIWAQNQVENWSAFAPDFKELDENVEYEERESEFDIEDEDKSEPEQTGADAAEDEEVDVTSVDPIAAFCSSDEELEDSKALLYLPIAPEVEDPEENPYGPPPDAVQTSLTDEGIGSEKKRQSSSDGPQPPKKKPKMTNIELQGVPNDEVHPLLGVKGDGKSKKKQAGRPKGSKGKEKDSPFKPKLYKGDRGGLPLEGAAKGKVQAELGQPLTAGGAISELL, from the exons ATGAACCTGGAGCTGCTCG AGTCATTTGGACAGAACTATCCTGAG GAAGCTGATGGGACGCTGGACTGTATCAGTATGGCTTTAACGTGCACCTTCAATAGGTGGGGCACATTGCTTGCAGTGGGCTGTAACGATGGCCGCATTGTCATCTGGGACTTCTTGACGAGAGGCATAGCCAAAATCATAAGTGCCCATATCCACCCTGTCTGTTCTTTATG CTGGAGTCGAGATGGTCACAAACTGGTGAGCGCTTCAACTGATAACATCGTATCACAGTGGGATGTTCTGTCTGGAGACTGTGACCAGAGGTTTCGGTTCCCTTCACCCATCCTGAAAGTTCAGTACCACCCCAGAGACCA AAACAGGGTTTTGGTGTGTCCCATGAAATCTGCACCAGTGATGCTAACGCTCTCTGATTCAAAACACGTAGTTCTACCTGTGGATGATGATTCTGATCTAAATGTGGTGGCCTCTTTTGACAGGCGAGGGGAATATATCTATACAGGCAATGCCAAGGGGAAG atCTTGGTCTTAAAAACAGATACGCAGGATCTGGTTGCTTCCTTCAGAGTAACAACTGGAACCAGCAACACCACAGCTATTAAATCAATAGAATTTGCCCGGAAAGGAAG CTGCTTTTTAATAAACACGGCTGACCGAATAATCAGGGTGTATGATGGCCGGGAAATACTAACCTGTGGGCGAGATGGAGAGCCTGAACCAATGCAGAAGCTGCAGGATTTAGTAAACAG GACACCGTGGAAGAAATGCTGTTTCTCTGGGGATGGGGAGTACATCGTGGCAGGATCAGCACGGCAACATGCCCTGTATATCTGGGAAAAGAGCATTGGAAACTTAGTGAAAATCCTCCATGGAACCAGAGGGGAGCTGTTGCTAGATGTAGCA TGGCATCCTGTCCGACCTATCATCGCTTCTATTTCCAGTGGTGTTGTATCAATATGGGCTCAGAATCAAGTG GAAAACTGGAGTGCCTTTGCGCCTGACTTTAAAGAGTTGGATGAAAATGTAGAGTATGAAGAGAGGGAATCAGAGTTTGACATTGAGGATGAAGATAAGAGTGAGCCAGAGCAGACAG GTGCTGATGCTGCAGAAGATGAGGAGGTGGATGTAACCAGTGTAGATCCCATTGCTGCTTTCTGTAGcag CGATGAAGAACTGGAAGACTCCAAGGCATTGTTGTATTTACCTATTGCTCCTGAAGTGGAAGACCCAGAAGAAAACCCTTATGGACCTCCACCTGATGCTGTGCAGACCTCCTTAACTGATGAGGGAATAGGCTCTGAGAAAAAGAGGCAGTCATCATCCGATGGACCTCAGCCGCCAAAGAAGAAACCCAAAATGACCAACATTGAACTGCAAGGAGTGCCTAATGACG AAGTTCATCCGCTGCTGGGTGTGAAGGGAGATGGTAAATCCAAGAAGAAGCAAGCAGGCAGGCCTAAAGGATCAAAAGGTAAAGAGAAAGATTCTCCATTTAAACCGAAACTCTACAAAGGGGACAGAGGTGGTTTACCTCTGGAAGGAGCAGCGAAGGGTAAAGTGCAGGCGGAGCTGGGACAGCCTTTGACAG CAGGTGGTGCAATCTCAGAACTGTTATGA
- the RBBP5 gene encoding retinoblastoma-binding protein 5 isoform X3, producing the protein MNLELLESFGQNYPEEADGTLDCISMALTCTFNRWGTLLAVGCNDGRIVIWDFLTRGIAKIISAHIHPVCSLCWSRDGHKLVSASTDNIVSQWDVLSGDCDQRFRFPSPILKVQYHPRDQNRVLVCPMKSAPVMLTLSDSKHVVLPVDDDSDLNVVASFDRRGEYIYTGNAKGKILVLKTDTQDLVASFRVTTGTSNTTAIKSIEFARKGSCFLINTADRIIRVYDGREILTCGRDGEPEPMQKLQDLVNRTPWKKCCFSGDGEYIVAGSARQHALYIWEKSIGNLVKILHGTRGELLLDVAWHPVRPIIASISSGVVSIWAQNQVENWSAFAPDFKELDENVEYEERESEFDIEDEDKSEPEQTGADAAEDEEVDVTSVDPIAAFCSSDEELEDSKALLYLPIAPEVEDPEENPYGPPPDAVQTSLTDEGIGSEKKRQSSSDGPQPPKKKPKMTNIELQGVPNDEVHPLLGVKGDGKSKKKQAGRPKGSKEAITAVLGHALHFWLRSRK; encoded by the exons ATGAACCTGGAGCTGCTCG AGTCATTTGGACAGAACTATCCTGAG GAAGCTGATGGGACGCTGGACTGTATCAGTATGGCTTTAACGTGCACCTTCAATAGGTGGGGCACATTGCTTGCAGTGGGCTGTAACGATGGCCGCATTGTCATCTGGGACTTCTTGACGAGAGGCATAGCCAAAATCATAAGTGCCCATATCCACCCTGTCTGTTCTTTATG CTGGAGTCGAGATGGTCACAAACTGGTGAGCGCTTCAACTGATAACATCGTATCACAGTGGGATGTTCTGTCTGGAGACTGTGACCAGAGGTTTCGGTTCCCTTCACCCATCCTGAAAGTTCAGTACCACCCCAGAGACCA AAACAGGGTTTTGGTGTGTCCCATGAAATCTGCACCAGTGATGCTAACGCTCTCTGATTCAAAACACGTAGTTCTACCTGTGGATGATGATTCTGATCTAAATGTGGTGGCCTCTTTTGACAGGCGAGGGGAATATATCTATACAGGCAATGCCAAGGGGAAG atCTTGGTCTTAAAAACAGATACGCAGGATCTGGTTGCTTCCTTCAGAGTAACAACTGGAACCAGCAACACCACAGCTATTAAATCAATAGAATTTGCCCGGAAAGGAAG CTGCTTTTTAATAAACACGGCTGACCGAATAATCAGGGTGTATGATGGCCGGGAAATACTAACCTGTGGGCGAGATGGAGAGCCTGAACCAATGCAGAAGCTGCAGGATTTAGTAAACAG GACACCGTGGAAGAAATGCTGTTTCTCTGGGGATGGGGAGTACATCGTGGCAGGATCAGCACGGCAACATGCCCTGTATATCTGGGAAAAGAGCATTGGAAACTTAGTGAAAATCCTCCATGGAACCAGAGGGGAGCTGTTGCTAGATGTAGCA TGGCATCCTGTCCGACCTATCATCGCTTCTATTTCCAGTGGTGTTGTATCAATATGGGCTCAGAATCAAGTG GAAAACTGGAGTGCCTTTGCGCCTGACTTTAAAGAGTTGGATGAAAATGTAGAGTATGAAGAGAGGGAATCAGAGTTTGACATTGAGGATGAAGATAAGAGTGAGCCAGAGCAGACAG GTGCTGATGCTGCAGAAGATGAGGAGGTGGATGTAACCAGTGTAGATCCCATTGCTGCTTTCTGTAGcag CGATGAAGAACTGGAAGACTCCAAGGCATTGTTGTATTTACCTATTGCTCCTGAAGTGGAAGACCCAGAAGAAAACCCTTATGGACCTCCACCTGATGCTGTGCAGACCTCCTTAACTGATGAGGGAATAGGCTCTGAGAAAAAGAGGCAGTCATCATCCGATGGACCTCAGCCGCCAAAGAAGAAACCCAAAATGACCAACATTGAACTGCAAGGAGTGCCTAATGACG AAGTTCATCCGCTGCTGGGTGTGAAGGGAGATGGTAAATCCAAGAAGAAGCAAGCAGGCAGGCCTAAAGGATCAAAAG
- the RBBP5 gene encoding retinoblastoma-binding protein 5 isoform X2, whose translation MNLELLESFGQNYPEEADGTLDCISMALTCTFNRWGTLLAVGCNDGRIVIWDFLTRGIAKIISAHIHPVCSLCWSRDGHKLVSASTDNIVSQWDVLSGDCDQRFRFPSPILKVQYHPRDQNRVLVCPMKSAPVMLTLSDSKHVVLPVDDDSDLNVVASFDRRGEYIYTGNAKGKILVLKTDTQDLVASFRVTTGTSNTTAIKSIEFARKGSCFLINTADRIIRVYDGREILTCGRDGEPEPMQKLQDLVNRTPWKKCCFSGDGEYIVAGSARQHALYIWEKSIGNLVKILHGTRGELLLDVAWHPVRPIIASISSGVVSIWAQNQVENWSAFAPDFKELDENVEYEERESEFDIEDEDKSEPEQTGADAAEDEEVDVTSVDPIAAFCSSDEELEDSKALLYLPIAPEVEDPEENPYGPPPDAVQTSLTDEGIGSEKKRQSSSDGPQPPKKKPKMTNIELQGVPNDEVHPLLGVKGDGKSKKKQAGRPKGSKGKEKDSPFKPKLYKGDRGGLPLEGAAKGKVQAELGQPLTGGAISELL comes from the exons ATGAACCTGGAGCTGCTCG AGTCATTTGGACAGAACTATCCTGAG GAAGCTGATGGGACGCTGGACTGTATCAGTATGGCTTTAACGTGCACCTTCAATAGGTGGGGCACATTGCTTGCAGTGGGCTGTAACGATGGCCGCATTGTCATCTGGGACTTCTTGACGAGAGGCATAGCCAAAATCATAAGTGCCCATATCCACCCTGTCTGTTCTTTATG CTGGAGTCGAGATGGTCACAAACTGGTGAGCGCTTCAACTGATAACATCGTATCACAGTGGGATGTTCTGTCTGGAGACTGTGACCAGAGGTTTCGGTTCCCTTCACCCATCCTGAAAGTTCAGTACCACCCCAGAGACCA AAACAGGGTTTTGGTGTGTCCCATGAAATCTGCACCAGTGATGCTAACGCTCTCTGATTCAAAACACGTAGTTCTACCTGTGGATGATGATTCTGATCTAAATGTGGTGGCCTCTTTTGACAGGCGAGGGGAATATATCTATACAGGCAATGCCAAGGGGAAG atCTTGGTCTTAAAAACAGATACGCAGGATCTGGTTGCTTCCTTCAGAGTAACAACTGGAACCAGCAACACCACAGCTATTAAATCAATAGAATTTGCCCGGAAAGGAAG CTGCTTTTTAATAAACACGGCTGACCGAATAATCAGGGTGTATGATGGCCGGGAAATACTAACCTGTGGGCGAGATGGAGAGCCTGAACCAATGCAGAAGCTGCAGGATTTAGTAAACAG GACACCGTGGAAGAAATGCTGTTTCTCTGGGGATGGGGAGTACATCGTGGCAGGATCAGCACGGCAACATGCCCTGTATATCTGGGAAAAGAGCATTGGAAACTTAGTGAAAATCCTCCATGGAACCAGAGGGGAGCTGTTGCTAGATGTAGCA TGGCATCCTGTCCGACCTATCATCGCTTCTATTTCCAGTGGTGTTGTATCAATATGGGCTCAGAATCAAGTG GAAAACTGGAGTGCCTTTGCGCCTGACTTTAAAGAGTTGGATGAAAATGTAGAGTATGAAGAGAGGGAATCAGAGTTTGACATTGAGGATGAAGATAAGAGTGAGCCAGAGCAGACAG GTGCTGATGCTGCAGAAGATGAGGAGGTGGATGTAACCAGTGTAGATCCCATTGCTGCTTTCTGTAGcag CGATGAAGAACTGGAAGACTCCAAGGCATTGTTGTATTTACCTATTGCTCCTGAAGTGGAAGACCCAGAAGAAAACCCTTATGGACCTCCACCTGATGCTGTGCAGACCTCCTTAACTGATGAGGGAATAGGCTCTGAGAAAAAGAGGCAGTCATCATCCGATGGACCTCAGCCGCCAAAGAAGAAACCCAAAATGACCAACATTGAACTGCAAGGAGTGCCTAATGACG AAGTTCATCCGCTGCTGGGTGTGAAGGGAGATGGTAAATCCAAGAAGAAGCAAGCAGGCAGGCCTAAAGGATCAAAAGGTAAAGAGAAAGATTCTCCATTTAAACCGAAACTCTACAAAGGGGACAGAGGTGGTTTACCTCTGGAAGGAGCAGCGAAGGGTAAAGTGCAGGCGGAGCTGGGACAGCCTTTGACAG GTGGTGCAATCTCAGAACTGTTATGA
- the RBBP5 gene encoding retinoblastoma-binding protein 5 isoform X4 yields the protein MNLELLESFGQNYPEEADGTLDCISMALTCTFNRWGTLLAVGCNDGRIVIWDFLTRGIAKIISAHIHPVCSLCWSRDGHKLVSASTDNIVSQWDVLSGDCDQRFRFPSPILKVQYHPRDQNRVLVCPMKSAPVMLTLSDSKHVVLPVDDDSDLNVVASFDRRGEYIYTGNAKGKILVLKTDTQDLVASFRVTTGTSNTTAIKSIEFARKGSCFLINTADRIIRVYDGREILTCGRDGEPEPMQKLQDLVNRTPWKKCCFSGDGEYIVAGSARQHALYIWEKSIGNLVKILHGTRGELLLDVAWHPVRPIIASISSGVVSIWAQNQVENWSAFAPDFKELDENVEYEERESEFDIEDEDKSEPEQTGADAAEDEEVDVTSVDPIAAFCSSDEELEDSKALLYLPIAPEVEDPEENPYGPPPDAVQTSLTDEGIGSEKKRQSSSDGPQPPKKKPKMTNIELQGVPNDEVHPLLGVKGDGKSKKKQAGRPKGSKAGGAISELL from the exons ATGAACCTGGAGCTGCTCG AGTCATTTGGACAGAACTATCCTGAG GAAGCTGATGGGACGCTGGACTGTATCAGTATGGCTTTAACGTGCACCTTCAATAGGTGGGGCACATTGCTTGCAGTGGGCTGTAACGATGGCCGCATTGTCATCTGGGACTTCTTGACGAGAGGCATAGCCAAAATCATAAGTGCCCATATCCACCCTGTCTGTTCTTTATG CTGGAGTCGAGATGGTCACAAACTGGTGAGCGCTTCAACTGATAACATCGTATCACAGTGGGATGTTCTGTCTGGAGACTGTGACCAGAGGTTTCGGTTCCCTTCACCCATCCTGAAAGTTCAGTACCACCCCAGAGACCA AAACAGGGTTTTGGTGTGTCCCATGAAATCTGCACCAGTGATGCTAACGCTCTCTGATTCAAAACACGTAGTTCTACCTGTGGATGATGATTCTGATCTAAATGTGGTGGCCTCTTTTGACAGGCGAGGGGAATATATCTATACAGGCAATGCCAAGGGGAAG atCTTGGTCTTAAAAACAGATACGCAGGATCTGGTTGCTTCCTTCAGAGTAACAACTGGAACCAGCAACACCACAGCTATTAAATCAATAGAATTTGCCCGGAAAGGAAG CTGCTTTTTAATAAACACGGCTGACCGAATAATCAGGGTGTATGATGGCCGGGAAATACTAACCTGTGGGCGAGATGGAGAGCCTGAACCAATGCAGAAGCTGCAGGATTTAGTAAACAG GACACCGTGGAAGAAATGCTGTTTCTCTGGGGATGGGGAGTACATCGTGGCAGGATCAGCACGGCAACATGCCCTGTATATCTGGGAAAAGAGCATTGGAAACTTAGTGAAAATCCTCCATGGAACCAGAGGGGAGCTGTTGCTAGATGTAGCA TGGCATCCTGTCCGACCTATCATCGCTTCTATTTCCAGTGGTGTTGTATCAATATGGGCTCAGAATCAAGTG GAAAACTGGAGTGCCTTTGCGCCTGACTTTAAAGAGTTGGATGAAAATGTAGAGTATGAAGAGAGGGAATCAGAGTTTGACATTGAGGATGAAGATAAGAGTGAGCCAGAGCAGACAG GTGCTGATGCTGCAGAAGATGAGGAGGTGGATGTAACCAGTGTAGATCCCATTGCTGCTTTCTGTAGcag CGATGAAGAACTGGAAGACTCCAAGGCATTGTTGTATTTACCTATTGCTCCTGAAGTGGAAGACCCAGAAGAAAACCCTTATGGACCTCCACCTGATGCTGTGCAGACCTCCTTAACTGATGAGGGAATAGGCTCTGAGAAAAAGAGGCAGTCATCATCCGATGGACCTCAGCCGCCAAAGAAGAAACCCAAAATGACCAACATTGAACTGCAAGGAGTGCCTAATGACG AAGTTCATCCGCTGCTGGGTGTGAAGGGAGATGGTAAATCCAAGAAGAAGCAAGCAGGCAGGCCTAAAGGATCAAAAG CAGGTGGTGCAATCTCAGAACTGTTATGA
- the RBBP5 gene encoding retinoblastoma-binding protein 5 isoform X5 yields MNLELLESFGQNYPEEADGTLDCISMALTCTFNRWGTLLAVGCNDGRIVIWDFLTRGIAKIISAHIHPVCSLCWSRDGHKLVSASTDNIVSQWDVLSGDCDQRFRFPSPILKVQYHPRDQNRVLVCPMKSAPVMLTLSDSKHVVLPVDDDSDLNVVASFDRRGEYIYTGNAKGKILVLKTDTQDLVASFRVTTGTSNTTAIKSIEFARKGSCFLINTADRIIRVYDGREILTCGRDGEPEPMQKLQDLVNRTPWKKCCFSGDGEYIVAGSARQHALYIWEKSIGNLVKILHGTRGELLLDVAWHPVRPIIASISSGVVSIWAQNQVENWSAFAPDFKELDENVEYEERESEFDIEDEDKSEPEQTGADAAEDEEVDVTSVDPIAAFCSSDEELEDSKALLYLPIAPEVEDPEENPYGPPPDAVQTSLTDEGIGSEKKRQSSSDGPQPPKKKPKMTNIELQGVPNDEVHPLLGVKGDGKSKKKQAGRPKGSKGGAISELL; encoded by the exons ATGAACCTGGAGCTGCTCG AGTCATTTGGACAGAACTATCCTGAG GAAGCTGATGGGACGCTGGACTGTATCAGTATGGCTTTAACGTGCACCTTCAATAGGTGGGGCACATTGCTTGCAGTGGGCTGTAACGATGGCCGCATTGTCATCTGGGACTTCTTGACGAGAGGCATAGCCAAAATCATAAGTGCCCATATCCACCCTGTCTGTTCTTTATG CTGGAGTCGAGATGGTCACAAACTGGTGAGCGCTTCAACTGATAACATCGTATCACAGTGGGATGTTCTGTCTGGAGACTGTGACCAGAGGTTTCGGTTCCCTTCACCCATCCTGAAAGTTCAGTACCACCCCAGAGACCA AAACAGGGTTTTGGTGTGTCCCATGAAATCTGCACCAGTGATGCTAACGCTCTCTGATTCAAAACACGTAGTTCTACCTGTGGATGATGATTCTGATCTAAATGTGGTGGCCTCTTTTGACAGGCGAGGGGAATATATCTATACAGGCAATGCCAAGGGGAAG atCTTGGTCTTAAAAACAGATACGCAGGATCTGGTTGCTTCCTTCAGAGTAACAACTGGAACCAGCAACACCACAGCTATTAAATCAATAGAATTTGCCCGGAAAGGAAG CTGCTTTTTAATAAACACGGCTGACCGAATAATCAGGGTGTATGATGGCCGGGAAATACTAACCTGTGGGCGAGATGGAGAGCCTGAACCAATGCAGAAGCTGCAGGATTTAGTAAACAG GACACCGTGGAAGAAATGCTGTTTCTCTGGGGATGGGGAGTACATCGTGGCAGGATCAGCACGGCAACATGCCCTGTATATCTGGGAAAAGAGCATTGGAAACTTAGTGAAAATCCTCCATGGAACCAGAGGGGAGCTGTTGCTAGATGTAGCA TGGCATCCTGTCCGACCTATCATCGCTTCTATTTCCAGTGGTGTTGTATCAATATGGGCTCAGAATCAAGTG GAAAACTGGAGTGCCTTTGCGCCTGACTTTAAAGAGTTGGATGAAAATGTAGAGTATGAAGAGAGGGAATCAGAGTTTGACATTGAGGATGAAGATAAGAGTGAGCCAGAGCAGACAG GTGCTGATGCTGCAGAAGATGAGGAGGTGGATGTAACCAGTGTAGATCCCATTGCTGCTTTCTGTAGcag CGATGAAGAACTGGAAGACTCCAAGGCATTGTTGTATTTACCTATTGCTCCTGAAGTGGAAGACCCAGAAGAAAACCCTTATGGACCTCCACCTGATGCTGTGCAGACCTCCTTAACTGATGAGGGAATAGGCTCTGAGAAAAAGAGGCAGTCATCATCCGATGGACCTCAGCCGCCAAAGAAGAAACCCAAAATGACCAACATTGAACTGCAAGGAGTGCCTAATGACG AAGTTCATCCGCTGCTGGGTGTGAAGGGAGATGGTAAATCCAAGAAGAAGCAAGCAGGCAGGCCTAAAGGATCAAAAG GTGGTGCAATCTCAGAACTGTTATGA
- the TMEM81 gene encoding transmembrane protein 81 yields MAYNSESAEMKTLENSFICGTLAFGFYLPLWAASLETITVPEQLKSAVAKVLVSTTSCSVTCGLGFKVEELCQVAPNGERSHCTFRKSDCLTSWICGLLHFTVPIGRPFELSCLTSEMIGVGSQAFIFTWRLARGIITTDDTLFKAFKTPSFVIKLSPAKESDAGTYRCDVQLMKTFKLVKRIYFGLRVIPSNLVDLNFEKSLTWEQKLAANEKEGNQQNGTSVIVQWHHQSWQRRALLVFLIGIGSGVAGGVLVGTVVYFLLQARKKNRAIEK; encoded by the coding sequence ATGGCTTATAACTCTGAGTCGGCAGAGATGAAGACCTTGGAAAACAGCTTTATCTGCGGCACATTAGCGTTTGGTTTCTATCTGCCTTTGTGGGCAGCTTCCCTTGAAACAATTACTGTCCCAGAGCAGCTGAAGTCAGCAGTAGCTAAGGTCTTGGTTAGCACCACATCCTGCAGTGTTACCTGTGGCCTGGGCTTCAAGGTAGAGGAGCTATGTCAGGTTGCCCCAAATGGGGAAAGGAGTCATTGTACCTTCCGCAAATCAGACTGCCTGACCAGCTGGATCTGTGGGTTGCTCCATTTCACTGTCCCCATTGGCAGACCATTTGAGCTCAGCTGCCTGACCTCTGAGATGATTGGCGTTGGTAGCCAGGCCTTTATTTTTACGTGGCGGCTTGCCAGAGGCATAATCACCACAGATGATACACTTTTCAAAGCTTTCAAGACACCAAGCTTTGTCATCAAACTCTCCCCCGCCAAAGAATCTGATGCAGGGACTTACCGGTGTGATGTGCAGCTGATGAAGACATTCAAACTCGTCAAGAGGATCTACTTTGGCCTCAGAGTGATACCTAGTAACTTGGTGGATCTGAACTTTGAAAAATCCTTGACTTGGGAGCAGAAGCTAGCAGCAAATGAAAAGGAAGGAAACCAACAGAATGGCACGAGTGTCATAGTACAGTGGCATCACCAGTCTTGGCAAAGAAGGGCTTTGTTGGTGTTCCTGATAGGAATTGGAAGTGGGGTAGCAGGAGGCGTGTTGGTGGGCACAGTTGTCTACTTTTTGCTGCAGGCTCGCAAGAAAAACAGAGCCATAGAGAAGTGA